The Cygnus olor isolate bCygOlo1 chromosome 14, bCygOlo1.pri.v2, whole genome shotgun sequence genomic interval GCCACGGCATGGGAGAAAAAGCCAGGCATGGTGCTTGGGTTCTCCCAGGGATGCTGTGGCGATAAAACGGGGTGCCGGCACCCGTGGGGACCTGCTCCTTGCTCACCGTTTGCCTGTGCCCTGCAGGTGTGTCAGAAGGCAGCCGAGATCtccctgctgaagcagcagctccgGGACACCCAGGAGGAGATGGCTCAGAAGCTGGGCGAGATCTTCAGCCTGAAGACGCAGCTGCGAGAGGCCAAGGCTGAGGTCCAGGCCCGGGACTCGCAGCTGGCGCAGCTGGCGGACTCCTTCCAGAGCCCCCCGGAGCCCGGCGCCTCGCTGTCGCTGGGCGACGACCCCATGCCAGCGTGCCAGGACTTCCCTGGCTGTGAAACGGATGACTCCAAGTGCCGGGGCCTCCACAGCGACTCCGCGGAGCCCCTGGAGCGGCAGGTGGAGTGGCTGTGGGCCGAGCTGCTGCGGGAGCGGCGCCAGGGCCAGCTGCAGGCCGTGAACTTTGAGCTGGAGAGGAAAacctggcaggaggagaaggagaaggtgCTGCGGTACCAGCGCGAGCTCCAGGCCAGCTACATGGAGATGTACCACCGGAGCCAGGCGCTGGAGCGGGAGCTGCGGCAGCTGCGCTCGGAGCCCAGGGACGTCGGGGCCGACTCGCCGTGGATCGAGCGAGTGGAGTCCTCCAAGATCTGAGCGGCAGGACGCCCGCGGGACTGTGAAGGGGGGAAGGTCTCTTGCTGCTGCAACGGGAGGAGCTCGGGGTCACGAGGCCCAGCCGCTCGGCCCCGCCCTGGGGAGAAGGGCCGATGGCCACGAGGGAACTTTGCCTTCTTGCAGCGCTTCAGGCCCGTGGGGGGGTGGTCTCTGGAGAGGGGATCGTCCGTGCCGGGGCAGGGGTCTTGCATGTGCCCCGTGCTCTGCCTCCAGGAGCACTCGCCCTGCGATCCCTTCAATCGTGGGGCCAGAGACCAAACGCCCTGTGAGACGTTGCCCGTCCCTCCCGCTCCGcctcccctcttcccttcaCCCCAGTAACTTAATATCTTGCTAAGGAGAGCCTCAAGCCCTGGCCCCCCTGTTCCAGCTGGTGCTCGCAGAGGCCAGGCCCAGCGGGTGCTGCCGCAGCTGCGAAGGTGAAGGAGGAAAGCCTGCGGCGTGCTGGTACAGCTGGGCGAGCTGGCGAGCCACTAGCGTGGCTGTTGCGCGGCGGGGGGGGGTACTGCAGCTTCCCAGCACAGAGGCTGGCAAGTGGAGGAGGTGAGGGCCTTGTGCAACGACGACGGGCGGGAGCCCCCCGGGCtgtgcccagagaagctggagCATCCCCgcatctcctctccctgcagggGCGGAGCGGGGGGAGaggtgctggaggaaggagcCGGCGCTGTGCTTGTAACGTGGAGCCCCCTGAAGGCCAGGCGGGGCCccctctccttggcctttcctGCAATAAACCCGGATTTCGTTCTTCTGCCCTCGGCCTCTGCTTTCTCCTCGGGGTGCCTCGGGGCCGCCCGGGCTTGGGGTGGGCGGGGAACGAGCTGCAGCCCGGGCGAGCCGccgcggcggggaggggaaggaggcggcgcggggctggcgGCACAACCGGCTGGGGCTGAGTcacggcagggcagggccgggcgggttggggcagccccggggcgctGCCGGCGGGATGGGGCCTCCCCCACCACCCCGAATAGAATGGTCTGACACTTCCCCCCTCAGCCGAAGTGactctgccccccccccccccaaaaaaaagcacTCGGACAGCTCGTACAAACCCTCCCCACGTTTATTCACCCCCTGCCCGCGTCCCTCAGCAGAGTCCTGCTGTCACGTCCCatcccgttccccccccccgccctccgcTGTGGGTCAGAGCGGCATGGGCAGCGCCTCCACGTCCTCCAGGCACTCATCGTAGGCCTCCTGGTACTCCTCGTGGGGCTTGATCAGGATGACACACGTGGGGCGCTTCGAGCCGGCCGCAGCTCCCAGGTCCTGCAGGGGCAGAGCGGGGCTGTGGGGTGTCGGGCAGCCTGCTGGGAGGGAGCCCCAGCACACCCCGACACCCCCCACCGGGACACAGGGAAGGCGCCCTGCCATCCCCCAAACACCCAAGCACTCTTTGCGTGGGCTGGGCGCAAGAACCCTTCTCCCAGCTCATCTCTTCCAGCCCAAACGCTGCGCTGATGCATGCTGTGAACGCCTGGCACCTGCCTCACAGACCCTGTTCCTTGCCCATAGCAGGGGAGCCCCAAAGCCCCTGCCCACCGCTAAGTTCTAGTCTGAGCAGAGACGGACATCTTGCCGCTGCCACACCTCGGCCATCGTCTCATTTCCAGGACCATCCAGGTCCCAACtcaaaactaaaaggaaaaaaaccatcCCAGCTCTGTTCCAGAGAGCTCCGCTGCTGCTGCGGGAGCTCTACCAGGACAAAGGCTCCTGCAGCGAGAGCCTCCTACACCTGAGCTGTCAGTGTCTGCTCCTCTTGTGTCTGGCATGGCACAAGCACTGGGTGCTTCGCTCACACACCACAGCGGAGCCTCCCCAGGACAGTTCCTGCCAAGGCTCGGGCCGGCTGCAGCCCACCAGGCTTGGTGTCGCAGGGGTGGGTCCCTCCGGGCTGCGCAGCCACCTGCCCTTACCGATTTGGAGGGGACGTACGCATACGGGAGGTTCCTGTCCTCGCACATGATGGGGATGTGGCAGTACACATCGATGGGCAGCGTGTCGCCGGCCAGCACCGCGATCCTAAAGGGGAAAACACGCGTCAGCGGCCGGCGCTGCAccagggcggcggggccggggctccaCTTACCCCTTCTCGCCCTTGTTGATGAACTTCTGCACCTCCTTCACGCCGCGGCGGATCTGCTTCTGCTTGGCCGCTACAAGAGAGGCGCAGCGTCAGGgggccgcccggcccggcccggcccggtccCGGTCACAGGCCCCAGGCCCCAGGTCCCAGTCacaggccccggccccggccccaggcCCCAAGCCCAggcccccccggtccccccggtccctgtcccagccccgGCCGGACCTTTCCTAATGCACTTGTAGAGCTTCCGCGTCAGCTTGCGGGAGGCGAGCGGCTGCGCGATGGGGTTGAGGTGCCCGAGCTGCTCCCGGTACGACAGCTCCGGGgccgcctccgccgcctccGCCTCCTTCTCACGCGCCATGGCCGCGCGCTGCCTGCGGCCGCTTCCGCTTCCGGGGCACGTGCGGCCCGGCGGCCGCCGGTTGCGCGGCAGCCAATGGGAGCCCGCCCTGGCTGAGCCCGCCCACCGCCCCGGCCAATGGCGAGCGGCGCCCGGCCCCCAGTGAGACCAGTGCGCCCAGTGGCCCCAGTACTGCTGGAGCTCCCGGTGCCTCCGGTGTTCCCGGGGCAGGGCCCCCAAGGGTCCCCAGTGcgcccccagtgctcccagtacccCCAGTACCCCCCAAGTTCCCCCAGTGCATCCAGTGCCACCAGTACTCCTAGAGCTCCCAGTGCttccagtgctcccagtgctcctCGGGGCAGAgctcccagtgtccccagtgaTCCCACTGCCGCCCAGTCCCCACAGTGctcccccagtgctcccagtgcttcCCCAGTTCCCCCAGTGCTCCCGGTGCTCCTCAGGGCACGGCCCCCAGTGCCTTCAGCGCTCCGGtgtccccagtgctcccagtgctcccagtgctcccagcacctccagTGCTCCTAGTGCTCCCTcagtgctcccagcaccccctgtgctcccagtgtccccagtgctcccagtgtccccagtgctcccagtgcccccagcgCCCCGTCACCTCCTGCCCAGCCGCAGCCTGTCCTCCGAGCACAGGAGGGCTTCACCCAGCATCTgcatctgctccagcacctcccgcTGCATCTCCAGGGCCATGCGGTGCACGTGGTGGTTGCAGCTGTTGTACATCACCGCGTTCTGGAACATGAGCATCAGGCTGCACTGGAACTGGGCCATGGACTGGATGTGCCCCTTGGACAGGCTTCGCTTTATGCTGGTTAAATCCATGGGCCTACGAAAAATAACACAGCAGGAAAATTAAATGGCAAGCCAGAGTCGGGCTCTGCACGAACGTGCTTGTCCTCATTTCAGCGTGGCCCTGAAAGCACGGCTACTTTCAATCAATATTATTGCTCAGGACAAAGATGGGGAGCAAGAAATGTTCTTCTAAGGCAGACAAAAGTAAGTTCAGCCAACCTGACACTTGCCACCCAACCAACTTGGCAGGCCATTAGCAGTTGCttctaaaaaaatatgaagttatGCTCCAGAGAAGGCAAGCAGAGCGCTTCTAGTAATTAGTCTTCCTGAAGTCAGCCCAGGTCTgagtggagaaagaaaagttactAAAATAGGTATCTATTAAAGCCCCTTAAAATCAAATGGTGCCACTAGCAAAAATAGCAGTGCTGATAAGGGGAACATGAAGGAGAATAAATATTACTTCCCTTATTTTgacagaatgagaaaatgaatgGCTGCAGAGAGGACAGCTGTGACCAGAATAGAATATGattcagctctgaaaaatgCCCTTAATCTATCTGGGAAATATTCTTATGACCCACTTCTCCACTGAGAGTAAAACATCTGGGGAACGAGCACTGGATGAAGGGAGGACATTAACAGAGGCACATGCTTCCAATGTGGAGATAACAGactgctgggctgcagagccTGAATCCCCCAAGCTCAGGCAGGGAGGGGTTACAGCTGCAGACGGTCTCTGCAAGGCCAGCAAAGGGCAGGCACAATGCATATCAGTCCCACAGGCACTGCCATTTCCAGGTCCTGATCACCCGGAGGgagttttaataaaataagtcAGTGGGAGAAGGTGATGACAGCCAAACTCTGCGGAACAGGAGGAAGGAGACAGTCCCAGTGGTGCTTTGGAAACCAGAGGCTGACCTCAACCCGTCTTTCCTGTTCCGAGTGCTGGGTGccagagaagacagaaacagagagaaatcaAGCAGTGAACAGCTCTTCCACAAACTCACCTCTTCACCACATCCCTGTATCCCGGGGCTTGTTTCTCTGACACTGCCTTCAGGAATGGGCCGCTGTATCTACAAGGACAAGCACAAATGACCTCTGCCTGCTTCCGAGCAGGGGGCCAAAGACAACACCGCAGCACGGGCTACTGCTGGCCTCTCCCTGCTTGCCACAAGGGGCACAGCCTGTTAGCGACTCCCCGTGCTGGGCGGCTGGCACAGCCAGGCAGGGGAGGAGGCTGAGCCCTTGCTGAAGCTGGCCCTGCCAGCTGTGTAGGAAGCAACATTTGGGCTTTGGCACATTctgcagaggaaataaatatgcagtGTTCTCTCCGTTTTTACAGCGCCCAGCTGTTCTTCCTGCGAGGACAGCCAGAAGCAAAGCCACGGAGAGACGTGCCCGCCTGGGGTGGCTGTCGTGGAGGGAGCACAAGGCCCGTTGACACGGGAGGTGGCACTCAGGACAATGCTAATCCAACCCTGTGCCCCACGTACCTGTGACTGGCTATCATCTTCCAGATGGACAGGACGGTTCTTTTGAAGTGCGAATGCTGCATGGGGTTATCCCAACTCAGTTGCATCCTGCGGAAGGAATGTAGTGCCAGATCACCGTGCTCGAGCCAAAGGAGGAGGCAGCACTTCTGTTAGCACCTACCACATCCAGGTGGGTACAGCCCAGAGATCCTTTTCTGTAGCTACACAAAGCCTCTCAGGGTGACATGGCAGAAGTGTTCTGCATCTGAACGCACAGCCAACCATCAACCATGCAGGAAGATGCAGCGTGACAGGCAGCTGGCTGACAagggctgagctgagctgacCAGCGTGATCAAGTCAGACAGAAAAGCTCACACTACTCTGACATTTAGAACTTTACTAAGGTGTTTTTCTATTCAGATTCCTATCCCATTAAACCACGGTATTCCTTCGAAAGGCAGCCCAGGTAATTGCACACATGGCAGAGCCTACCCATGACTGATACACCTGCCCTTGCCTCAAGGGCAATGGCAATACCTCTCTTAGGAGACGGACTGGACACTGCCTGATAAAGTCTGATGCCCACCCAGCTCATGGCAGACTTAGCTGCCTTGAAGACACATGAATTTTCTATTTAACCTCTTATTAATCACTACTCTTCTTACTTATGTACAGGATCAATGCCTAAAATGCTGGCAGACCCACAGAAATAGCACAAGTTACGTCCTTCCCTCCTGGTCTCCTTGGACATAGAACCTTCCTGGAGGTGACCTGTGCCATACGCTTGTTCTTACGTGAGACAAGGAAAACAACTGTTCCGCTTTACTTGCGAGAGAGCAGACTGAACCACTTACAGCTGCATGTTGGCAGGACTTGTGGCGCGCAGCACGGGGTCTGCAGAGGTGCCATCACTATCATCTTGGTCCTGGGCCTGATGAATCTCCTGTGCACGTGGCTCACCTAAAGCTTGATCTCCAGGTGCCTCTTGAGTCTTGGCctgaagagcagagaggaaaatggagATATGGCTAAAATGGCAGCCCATCACCTGATTCCTTCACACAGAAACCAGCCTGCTGCACATCCCCTGACTGCATCCAGTCCCAAATGGGAGCTAGTTCTCTCTGTATTACTCTGGAGGATGATGTTTGACCTTATTCAGATCTTCATTGTGCTGGCCAGGGCTCCAGTACCAGCTGGGTTTGATCTCCTGGCTCACAACCACCTCTGGCTAACACAAACATTGCGGAGCTGACTGGTGCCCAGAGGTGTGTCTGGTTTCTTTTCTGGGAAGAGTCATGGATGTACAGAGGGCAATCAGGATCTGAGGTAAGACTGCCTCAGGCTTGTTAAACCTCAAGACACAGAAAACAGGATCCCCAAGAGTACAACAGGACTGTTTCCTCAAAAACTCCCACATGAATATGACAGAGAACAGACTCAACCAGGAAGGAGAGTGGTGCTGTTGGTGCAGCGATTTGCTAACAAAACGGAGGGGGAGGTGCAGGGACAGAGGCATTCTGGAGGTCAGAAGTGGGATTATGTACAGGGACACCCAAGAATTCCTCAGCAGGAGATCTGAAGCATGGAGCAGACTCTCCAGCAGGAACACGGACACTGTGCTGGGCATGGCTTTGACCACTTGGCAGACCACGAGGGAACTGCTGGGAATAACCCTGCTCAGGCTGCGCAGGTGAACTGCGAGAACCTTGAAAGTAATTTCTGTCTCCAGTGTCTAAGAAACAAATGTGAGTGCAGGACTGAAAAACTGGGCACTGTTCTTCCACTGCTGTGGTGTTACAGCCTGTCCCAGCACCACCTCGCAGGCTGGTGGgagcccagcaccccccagaCACAGGACTAGCACAAACCCAGGCTAAACAGCGCCTGCTTCCAAGACATGACGGTCTCCAGGGGCAGATGGTTACTGCTATTGCATCCACGTGGGCCTGAAACCAGCCAAGCTGCGTGCTGCATAACACAGCAATTAGAACAAACCAAGTATTCCAGTCTTGCCTTAAACCTGAGAGCAGGCTGCCAGCTCTCATGAGTCACCTTTGTGCTGCCAGGGAGCAATGCCTCCAACTCACATCTGAGGGTTTGATCTGTAACGAGCTTCCTGTTCATAAAGATTCATATCCATACATAACAAACATCCATCCTTCCCCTCATATACTTCTTTTGCATTCCACTCCCTGATGTCTCCTCCTCTGTGTCCCATCTCCCCAGCTGGAACGTGGGACTTCCCCATCTCTTCTAGAGCTGATTTCCTTTACTGCCTCTCATCTCTCATCAGAGGCTCTCCTAGGACCACCTCTCCCCTACCTCTCTTCCCAGGAGGTTTTCTTTCTCGTCTTCTGCCAGGACATGCAGATGACTTTCCTCTGCTCTTGAGACTACTGCCCCTGTGGTCTTTTCCTGGCATCTTACATCTTCCCCATCACCCTGCTTTCCAGAGCCAGAATAATCCCATGGAGTCTGAGCTGAATCTGTGCAGCTAATGCGGAGAGGTTCCATCAACTGGGTTACCTGCGACACAGAGATACACTGCTTCAAATTCTGAAggcaaaaggaagaataaataagCAGCACAAGTgctatttttgctttcactcACGAACGTCTTTCCATTTTTAGGAATCCTTGCAAAATCTTCTGATGAAGCCCTGTGTTGTTATTACAAGTGTCAGTTCGCTGACATCTCTGTGCTTTAGGGTGAGCTGTGTTTTGGCAAagcagctgcctggctgcaATGCCAGCTTTAAATGGGAGCAAGGGCTAGGCTTGGAACAGGGAGCAAGTTAACTCAGGGCATCTACACCTCCCCCAGAATATTTCTGTGTGTCAGGATGGTGGAGGCACTGAAAACTAGTATTTCAGGAAGGCCTAAGCTATGCAGCCCACTTTCCTGTCATCCAAACAGCCCTACCTCTGAGAAGAACTGGAGAAGACTTTCATCTTCACATTGCCTCTCTGCTTTTGGGTAGTCTTCGCTATCATCCTCCCAGAGAGGATCACTGAACTTCAGCCTGTAGTCTGCCTCTtggctgctctcctccagcttCCCCAAGGCCACCTCTTCGGTATTCCTCCAGCACCCCAGTTCCAGATCCAAGCTTGAATCCCAGCTGAGAACTGACTGGAAGTCGCTGTTCTTCTCTGAGTCGCTGGGAGACTCCGTCTCAGACCTGCACCACAGCCAGGAATGGCCCATCTGCAAACAAACGCAGAGACACAGCAATTTCTTTGTACCCTGCTCCAGAACTGCAAAGCCTACTTCATCTCCTGACCTGCTCAGAGAGCCAAAACATGGCAAGGACTCTGTGAGGCGAGCAACCTGCTCCTGAGCCCAAAATTCACggcacagggcagagctgtAGCTGTGCAGCCACACCAACTACCATTTCAGAGTAACCgaatttccattttccagtgCTTTCCCCGTGCTCGCCCCTTGCCTGGCAGCAGAGTGGGTACTCTGCTCAGGGGATACTGCGCTGGTTTGGAGCACGTGGCTGTGTCTGATGGCACCGTTAGGTGCtgaaggcagggagcagcaagcTCAAAACCACATCATGCTGGGGCCAGGAGCTGTTGACCGCTGTGGACAACCTGTGACTCCAAGGGCAGCTCACTGAGATTCCCTTTGCTGCCCCTTTTGCTGGTACATTGGAAACAACTTCTTACAGATACTACAGGAACCTGGGTTGGAAGTGACAGAGGTAATTTAACTGGGTGGCAGTATCTTGTGTGCCTGAGCCAGGAGCACTGCAGTGATGCACACTCAGAGGCTCACAGGGGACAGCTCTGCACACACGTCAGAAAATAAGAGTTAGCGTTCTCTTAAGATGGAAGAAACCACTCGTTTCACCTCTGCTTGTTAGTCTAAGT includes:
- the NHP2 gene encoding H/ACA ribonucleoprotein complex subunit 2 isoform X2: MAREKEAEAAEAAPELSYREQLGHLNPIAQPLASRKLTRKLYKCIRKAAKQKQIRRGVKEVQKFINKGEKGIAVLAGDTLPIDVYCHIPIMCEDRNLPYAYVPSKSDLGAAAGSKRPTCVILIKPHEEYQEAYDECLEDVEALPMPL
- the NHP2 gene encoding H/ACA ribonucleoprotein complex subunit 2 isoform X1, whose translation is MACQVGWVASVRPMDLTSIKRSLSKGHIQSMAQFQCSLMLMFQNAVMYNSCNHHVHRMALEMQREVLEQMQMLGEALLCSEDRLRLGRSGQAEADPPRREGGAEVHQQGREGDRGAGRRHAAHRCVLPHPHHVRGQEPPVCVRPLQIGPGSCGRLEAPHVCHPDQAPRGVPGGLR